ATATATTAAGCGCTACCGGCGTCCAACTGCCGCTGAAGGCTGGCATTTCCTGACGGGCCAGAAAGACCAGATTGATGCGCTGGCGCGGGCCGTAGGTTTCCGCTATGCGTGGGACCCGGAGATCCAGCAGTATGCGCATGCCAGCGGCATCATGCTGCTTACGCCGCAGGGTCGCGTGGCCCAGTACTATTACGGAATCGAATACTCCCCGCGCGATATTCAACTCGGGTTGGTAGAAGCGTCAAAAGGCAAGATCGGGAACATTGTGGACGAGGTGCTTCTTTATTGCTACCACTATGATCCCCGGCAAGGCCGGTACGGCGCTGCCATTTTCAATGTTTTGCGCTTGAGCGCCCTCGCCACGGTTCTGGCGCTGGGTGGTTTTATGTTGATCATGTTTCGCCGCGATTCGCTCGCTGCCCACAAGGGCCGCTTAACCAGGACAGCCGAATAGATGCAACTGAACTTTCCCATTTTTCCGGAGCAGGCCTCGAGCATGGCGGGGCAGGTGGACGCGCTCTACCTGTTCCTGGTGTTGATTACCACCTTTTTCTCGCTGCTCATCGCCATTCTGATCCTCTTCTTCGCCATCAAGTACCGGAGAACGCCGGGACGGCAGGCGGAACAGATCCACGGCTCCACTCTGTTGGAGATCATCTGGACGGTAATTCCGCTCGGTATCTCGATGGTCATTTTTGTCTGGGGCGCAGTCATTTATTACCACATGGAACGCCCACCAGCGAACCCGCTGGAGATTTACGGCGTGGGCAAGCAATGGATGTGGAAGTTCCAGCACCCTGGCGGACAGCGCGAAATCAATACTCTGCATGTGCCCACCGGACGCGACGTGAAAGTTACCTTGATTTCACAGGACGTGATCCACAGCTTCTTTGTTCCCGCATTCCGCGTTAAGCAGGACGTGCTGCCGAACCGCTACGTTTTTACCTGGTTCAGGGCCACCCAGCCGGGGACTTATCACCTGTTCTGCTCGCAATACTGCGGCACCAAGCACTCAGGCATGGTTGGCCAGGTGGTTGTGATGACGCCGGAAGATTACGCCAACTGGCTGGCCAGCGGCAAAGCTGAAGGATCGCTGGCGTCGCTGGGTGAAAAAGCGTTCCAGCAATACGGCTGTACAAC
The genomic region above belongs to Terriglobia bacterium and contains:
- a CDS encoding SCO family protein, whose protein sequence is MNYGSTIRKALAVITIAACASVSAWSQAAPKLQPGESVPNTKPSILDQVGLDQRLNQQVPLDLAFNDEHGQAIQLQQYFGQKPVILMLVYFQCPMLCTQVLSGFTGAMLGIRRFDIGREFNVITVSIDPRDKPSDAVAMKDRYIKRYRRPTAAEGWHFLTGQKDQIDALARAVGFRYAWDPEIQQYAHASGIMLLTPQGRVAQYYYGIEYSPRDIQLGLVEASKGKIGNIVDEVLLYCYHYDPRQGRYGAAIFNVLRLSALATVLALGGFMLIMFRRDSLAAHKGRLTRTAE
- the coxB gene encoding cytochrome c oxidase subunit II, producing MQLNFPIFPEQASSMAGQVDALYLFLVLITTFFSLLIAILILFFAIKYRRTPGRQAEQIHGSTLLEIIWTVIPLGISMVIFVWGAVIYYHMERPPANPLEIYGVGKQWMWKFQHPGGQREINTLHVPTGRDVKVTLISQDVIHSFFVPAFRVKQDVLPNRYVFTWFRATQPGTYHLFCSQYCGTKHSGMVGQVVVMTPEDYANWLASGKAEGSLASLGEKAFQQYGCTTCHRPDSGARGPNLEGVYGRPIRLTDNRVVLADDNYIRESILEPNAKVVSGFQSIMPTFRGVVSEDEIIAITEYIKHLSPQQANPLNNRSTPTEIRDSEVPNIQQQNKQENQQQPAQTPQGKRSANPSGKKP